aatttcGATTGTGcaattagtttttattaaccCTATAATTATGTATATTGATGATATACTTTAACCAAAAGTTAGGATATATATAATAAGTTGTGCCAGCCCAAATATATCACATTCTTCAAAACTTCAATCAAAATTCGATATATTTGTGCATCGCTTTATTCTTTTTCTCCACAAATATCACACAAACCTTACTTACTCTCAATTCTCTCCTATGGCGTCAAAATCCATCCTTGGCTTTATCACTCTCTTTCTCCTTACACTTTGTATTACTTCCTCCATTCATCGCATAAGGCAGATTTCTGGTTTGTTTCTTTTATCCTTTTGTCACTATTTTATGTAACCTTGATTTATAGAGTAGAacattcatataaatataataaatagaaaCTAACTAGAGTAGAAGTAGAATcttttattaatatcattaactaagttaatatttgtttatttgcagATTACAATTTTCCAAATACACGAGTTGATGCTTATGAGAAAACTCTTAATGTTCTTGGAAGCAGGAAGGTTCGTTACACTATCATAGGCTTTTTTGTAGATTTttattgtttcaaatttttccaaagaaaattacattaatttttatttatttcaatattcatattttttgttatattacgttattaaatatttctaaaataaaccaatttttttgtAGATGTTGGTTGGTGTTGATCGATTTTCTTTAATAACGAGGCAACATGGTTCTATTGGAGGACTTAGGGTATTGCATAGTTGCTATATTGATTCTGTTGGACCTGAAGATAAGTCACAAATTGGAGAAGTCAAGATGCAACTTCAAATCTATTGCAAGACAACAAAGACATTGTCGGACCATAAATCAATTAATAGATCAAAGGTTAGATCAAGTTTCTTTTAATTGAAATATGCTTTAGGATAAGATAATGTTTTTCCCATATTATTGGTTTCTCGCATGTCCTATAATATTTTAGGTTATATAATATGAACAAtagaaaaacattaatttttatttattctaagagtcattgtttttgttatattaagATAAACAATTACTATGTCTTTTTACAGGTGTTGGATGGTGAGCATCCATTTGCATTAAGAATGAGGCAACATGGTTATACTGGAGGATTGAAGATGTTGCATCACTGTTACATTGATTCTATTGGTCAAGAAAATAAGTCTGATGAACTGAAGATGGAAGCTCAAATCCATTGCATAACTGAAAAAACTTTGTTGGGCATGAAAGCAACTATGTAGATGAATAAGAGGATGCGCACGCAAGACTTCTTTAAGATGTTGGTCAACTCTGCATTTCACATCTTCTTAACTCTTCtagggttttgttttttttaattaccttCATAGCTTAGCTAGTTGTAAAGTACTGTTCCAAGGATTTAGGGCCCTAGGTATATGGCCCAAATTCATTTGCTATGAATTCCTCTCCTGTATGACAAtaattctatatatataaattcaatcacttgatttttctttcaattaccAATTCGAGGATTACTTATTAGTCTTTAGGCAATCGGTGTGATTAAGTTGGTTGCACATAACGTGCTTATGTGAGTCTATCTCAACTATATATTATCTCATTTTTCTCAATCATATACTTAAAATTGTCTTTTAATAATTAGTTGCATGAAACTTATGGATCGTCTTATGAATCGTCCCTTATTgaatcatatgtttttttttttctttcagaagCTATGTGTTCCATTATTCTCTGGgttttaaatttaatctcaTCTACAGTTAATTTGCGATCTATCATTGAAAATTGAGAGCCTTATTtcaagtttaaaatatttttcaccaaactatatatgataataaaaaGAACTTTAGGGAGGATTTGTCTTTTCTTTACATCCCTCTTGATGCATCAGAAAATGAACCCTTTAGAGTTTGGACTATTGGTTCCATTTTGTTGATATTATCATTCCTTAGATTGTTAAGATTTTTTCATAGGTACACGATTGTTTagatttcaattaattaatttgatgagAAAATGTAGTATCCCCTTCAAAATAACTAATGTAGTATTATACTAATTCATTATGCACACTTAATTTGACACATTAATTCTCTCTTGTGGGAAAAAGAAGAATGCAAGAGCATGTTTAGAAATTGCTCCTTCAGCTCACAATTAAGTGTGGTCCAATATACGTACGTACATGTTCCTTCAGCTCATTAATTCCTTGAGAGTGAGATTAAGTTATTGTGTTGAGAAAACAAATGTTGTAAAAGTACATCATCAGCCTACTTACTATTTACGTTACTACTCAATTTATCGTAAATTATAGTAAAAATCTATCTCAACTAGCATCAATTTCTACAATATCAAATTATTCAAAAGTTGATTATGTCcatccattagattaaatgagaaACAAATTCTTATCGTACTATCTCAACACTAAATTATTGTTTTATACTATTTTTCACCCTCTCTTTCATGTCACACACCCATACCACAACCACCACTAAATCATAGATTCAGCAACCACCGCACCACCACACACTAccatatgaaatttttttgatgatgTATAGTTGTTTATTCTTAAGTAACCTTGACATTTTTTGAATTCAGAATTATAAAATTGCTTCTCAAATTCTTATCCTAAGCTCATTAACACAAGCTTTAAAATTCTTTACGATAAATCTGTCATCTCGAAGTATATGTTCCTTTTAGTTATTATACAGATTTtcttagatttttattttaatattttttgtcaacAACTTTTTCCATGTCATCCAGTCAATTCTTTTTTATCCTTTAAttacaatcaatcaaaacatttataattctcatatcaattaaattgcacatacaatcaatcaaaacatttataaaTGTCATccagtttttttaaatattttgattgattgtgtgtGCAAATTAGActcataaatttatataaagatGGAAAAAGAATTGACATATCAATTAAATTAGTTGCAAATTTCacacacaatcaatcaaaacatttatAATTGTCATGTCAATAAAATTACTGCTCAGTTTTTAATTAACACGACAATTCtaaatgttttgatttgttgtgtGTGCAAAGTTGTTTTGAACCGTTAAACCACCGGCatcaaactctctctctctctctctctctctctctctctctctctctctatatatatatatatatatatatatatatatatatatatatatatatatatagatcaaatgacaccaaggtgtcaaattaaatttgacaccaaatcataaccattaaTCAAACTTTAATCCGACGTCtctcatcaattcattaaataCTCAAATACTTGATCAAAtgatgcaaattttaattttagaaataaaatattctttcTTCTCTTGGTTAATTATTTACCAAAATTATATGATAGTATTATTATGGTTTCTTTACACTATTCACGGCCATCCTTTTTTTAAGGGCTTATCATCCTTATTTCTTTATTCATAttgaccttttttatttttatttttcttacaagaaaccaaataaaattgatttataaagaGCACCTGggataatgaatgaatgattagttccaaaattaaaaagaacatatGCTACTAAACGAAAGCAAAACACAGATGCTAAAACACCCGACACAATAATATTAGCAGCATtttgtcaacaacaaaaattagtaCCATGAACTCAAGAATAATACCATACAACAAATGAAAGCGTAGCCAATATAAACATGATACAAAGAtaagttccctaaaaaaaaaaattgatacaaagataagccaaaaaaaaattaataattagactctctaaaaaataaaaaatagtagggAGAAATCAAATGGCAATGATCTATCTATTGAtgcaaaatataacaaaaatgggAACTAATCAaccaagaaaagaaagaatacattatttctaaaattaaagtTTGGATCATTTCATCAAGCATGTGAgcatttaatgaattgatgagaGACGTTGGATTAATGTTGAATTAATGGTTAgaatttggtgtcaaatttaatttgacaccttggtgttatttgatcctatccatgtgtgtgtgtgtgtctatatatatatatatatatatatatatatatatatatatatatatatatatatatatatatatatatcctatacctgtatgtatatatatatatatatatatatatatacagggataggatcaaatgacaccaaggtGTCATATTAAATTTTACACCAAATCCTAGCCATTAATACGGTTTTAATCTAACGACTCTCATAAACTCATTAAGTGCTCACATGCTTGATCAAGTGACccaccttttatttttagaaataatttattctttcttcttttggttaATTCACTTCCAAAAATTCtaatattctatatttttttaaggactctACGTCGTTTATTCTTAGGACTCTCTTGCACATGATTTACCCCTATTTCATTACTCCAAAACctaattgccatttttttttttgctataccACTATTTTATGCTTCACTTCCCAAGCTATTCAACATCACAACTTCCATCTTCTCTTTTCCTATACTAGTCGAAAACTTTAATTTTGTGGCTGCTGTCCAAACTTAATTGTCGTTTTTCTCATCCTATAACAACCTCATTTCTTTATCAAGTTTATTtctattaactattttttttttccgaagagccttaaagaaaattgttttagaGAAGGGCCAGGGATGCCAAAAACATTAACGAAGTGAATAATGACTAATTCTctaatttaagttctttatgCAATGCTATGAGTAATTCATACCGCGATGATCGAAATCCGTAACGCAACATCTGTACCAACCGAAATCACAAAATCCTACAAGCCACCGTAACCAAGTTTGGCTGAGACATACCGTAGACAAAGATAATGCAACGAAAACGACGTGATATAGAAATAGACAACATTCAATTTAACTAAAGTATGCTTCTCTcacaaaatcaaacatgtctTCGCCAGGGAAGTGAAGCATAAAATACTggtatagcaaaaaaaaatatcggcAATTAGGTTTTGGAGTAATGAAATAGGGGTAACTCATGTGCAAGAGAACCCTAAGAATAAACATGtagaatccttcaaaaaaaaaaaatagaatcagagaatttttggaaaggaattaaccaaaagaagaaagaataaattatttctaaaaataaaaggtggGTCACTTGATCAAGCATGTGAGCACTTAATGAGTTTATGAGAGCCGTTAGATTAAAACCGTATTAATGGctaggatttggtgtcaaatttaatttgacaccttggtgtcatttgatcctatcccatatatatatatatatatatatatatatatatatatattaaaattataatctatacttctatacaaaataaaaagaaaataacctCTTTCGGCTCTTTTGGGttgcctttttctttttaaaaaatatcctcaattttgaatacaaataacacatgtaataaatagataagagtcgacaattcaaatattaaaataaaagtgtaacaaacacgatatgagtatttatatatatatatatgtgtatatatatatgattagttttttttccctttatcatttaaaaattgtaacaaactagatgattatgagcccgtttgttatagctttttgtaaaatagatttttgttatatttttttaacaaagaaattttcAAAGAAAGCATCAAATGAAAAATTCGTTTGAATAGCTTATCTTAAAATGTCATTctaagtatttcatcattttattataatttttttggaatacaaaattttgaaaaaatctctaaaaaaataactatttcaaatagcttttcataaaaatcatttttgaaaaatgtcattttgaaaaatatgtgatttttactatgtaaaatctcgaacaataaatatttaaggTAGTGAatgtaaaaatctttttttaacttatatcaaATGAGTATGAaataacttctactatttttaactaaatttccaaaaaatctatttttagaaatacaaagaaaagtccattttcttaaaatctaaaacaaacggatacttactttttcattatctcaattatacatttaaacattttttatataaagaatgttgttggtgtcattaaaaaaatgaattcaatttttttttgttatactgTTAGTgtcaataaaaagagcggaaagacgtgcccgtcttttcgctagttatagataaaaatatttgtgactttcaaatgtaacaaactcaataACCCATAATTACatttttcaataacaacaataatataacaaatataataaaaattcttatattttttaataacaccaacaatataacattattataagaaaaaaaaaattatttaaggaTATAATTGTAATAAGAAAAAAAGCCAACCCAAAATGGgctattttttttaggagaaaacTAAGTGATTTTTgcatggttcttaactaaatttatcgtgattttctcaaagtttgttatatctaaataa
Above is a genomic segment from Medicago truncatula cultivar Jemalong A17 chromosome 5, MtrunA17r5.0-ANR, whole genome shotgun sequence containing:
- the LOC11423036 gene encoding uncharacterized protein translates to MASKSILGFITLFLLTLCITSSIHRIRQISDYNFPNTRVDAYEKTLNVLGSRKMLVGVDRFSLITRQHGSIGGLRVLHSCYIDSVGPEDKSQIGEVKMQLQIYCKTTKTLSDHKSINRSKVLDGEHPFALRMRQHGYTGGLKMLHHCYIDSIGQENKSDELKMEAQIHCITEKTLLGMKATM